Proteins co-encoded in one Sandaracinaceae bacterium genomic window:
- a CDS encoding PD40 domain-containing protein, whose amino-acid sequence MPLVLGLLFGAAPRAVAQLDGLEDELAVRMPVRLTAGHNNHLMASYAEGTDSLYFIGDELGTTEILVQSPPSAAPTPVFDALGDHAFPRVSPDGQRLAYLSFVHDSKGDVCVRNLPSGSERCVTDDETAELEVIWLDEGATLGVLSRRDLHSGFILHAISATGGAPRRLLERDMIGLARSRDGAHLAYVAVEARRPEIGVSFASRVGRGLHVMRMPGDGAVGREAVFVPDLPGVSGFPAFSHDGRFIYFSQYLNDTNRDGVIDGRDNSVIARVGYDASRADPFAGQDVEQLTSSRWNCHYPAPTPRRLLMTCSHGGSLDIYALPLDGVVPAAWDIERLRAELHVARDRWAQLLVASRLMVLLPEGPGRHGAQQEVVALHLDLREHESAIYYASRLATQAGASTPMAAWAQLMEALARHRREDLALARGQLSRAYVDSERARLTAARALCPSGAPSAAGSPAAGSAAAGSGVPATARPAATATPSTPGAPSAPSAEDVCALSWLVASELLDDLGDKAPALEALETLAREHVDRVRDPHTLRLYGAHAAKIYGHLADREGRVAVQAALAAHPALSVQERIVQALDVVSELTRGRERQAADMALEAARARSPEGGELRLMLDVELALRSLLTPLEVRLAETELTDDAARAHATRAVEEAARERIFALYTGDTNVDRRRAIALRTVQFASRHGSEYLQYQFATTWASGVRPEAPERRYAEELYRAIVLERAYGELHEADLREAAGYFFQASRNPGTLDAHVGFIEARAAQGEDLREFYDERFERTPDDPAYLFAQAYMDARELPGIPRTEAGNERFASRVAATLARLMRVDDALPRDVTVHHLWGYVRHEQARRERSRVAAAEANHHYLLALDLAHARPRARAALLQALGTLQASLGNHRLAVQHFERRARLPFPRPEAQLAFHLALARSLFHARRQPEAVAAAREALRFLGAHPELASHRALVLDQLAFQLARQDEHAEAATRYEELLDALAGDDNSPVNRLKALIGLSAARLSLREYAAALGAVEQAQEVLRQHGSVQSRPEGSLLDRYVYGPQRYEALLMGLRAEALLGLGRNNEAEHALARRAELLAGFFGETDADDDLLPLAQVSLRRALVARAEGDPRRAREHAEAGLGHVAEFNERTGSVVTDVSQGLLVVLAELVLFSGVPRGSLGVDLEAQLGGAYEFMTRFPSPRWRRDRLRLELYLTLLRLRAE is encoded by the coding sequence GTGCCTCTGGTTCTCGGGTTGCTCTTCGGCGCGGCCCCGCGGGCGGTGGCGCAGCTGGACGGCCTCGAAGACGAGCTGGCGGTGCGCATGCCCGTGCGGCTCACCGCGGGGCACAACAACCACCTGATGGCCAGCTACGCCGAGGGCACCGACTCGCTGTATTTCATCGGCGACGAGCTGGGCACCACCGAGATCCTGGTGCAGTCGCCGCCGAGCGCCGCGCCCACGCCGGTGTTCGACGCGCTGGGCGACCATGCGTTCCCGCGCGTGAGCCCCGACGGTCAGCGCCTCGCGTATCTGTCGTTCGTGCACGACTCGAAGGGCGACGTGTGCGTGCGCAACCTTCCCTCCGGCAGCGAGCGCTGCGTGACCGACGACGAGACCGCCGAGCTCGAGGTGATCTGGCTGGATGAAGGCGCGACCCTGGGTGTGCTCTCGCGCCGCGACCTGCACAGCGGGTTCATCTTGCACGCCATCTCCGCCACGGGCGGGGCACCGCGGCGCTTGCTGGAGCGCGACATGATTGGGCTCGCGCGCTCCCGCGACGGCGCGCACCTGGCCTACGTGGCGGTGGAGGCGCGCCGCCCGGAGATTGGTGTGAGCTTTGCCAGCCGCGTGGGACGCGGGCTGCACGTGATGCGCATGCCGGGAGACGGCGCCGTGGGGCGCGAGGCGGTCTTCGTTCCCGACCTCCCGGGCGTGTCGGGCTTCCCCGCGTTCTCGCACGACGGACGCTTCATCTACTTCTCGCAGTACCTGAACGACACCAACCGCGACGGCGTGATCGACGGGCGGGACAACAGCGTGATCGCGCGCGTGGGCTACGACGCGTCGCGCGCGGACCCCTTCGCGGGGCAGGATGTGGAGCAGCTCACGAGCTCACGCTGGAACTGCCACTACCCCGCGCCCACGCCGCGCCGGCTGCTGATGACCTGCTCGCACGGCGGGTCGCTCGACATCTATGCGCTCCCTCTCGACGGCGTGGTGCCGGCCGCGTGGGACATCGAGCGCCTGCGCGCCGAGCTGCACGTGGCGCGTGACCGCTGGGCACAGCTGCTGGTGGCCAGCCGCCTGATGGTGTTGCTGCCGGAAGGGCCGGGCCGGCACGGCGCGCAGCAAGAGGTGGTGGCGCTGCACCTCGACCTGCGCGAGCACGAGTCCGCCATCTACTACGCGAGCCGCCTGGCCACACAGGCGGGCGCGAGCACGCCCATGGCCGCCTGGGCACAGCTCATGGAGGCGCTGGCGCGGCACCGCCGTGAAGACCTGGCCCTGGCGCGTGGGCAGCTGAGCCGTGCCTACGTGGACAGCGAGCGGGCGCGTCTCACGGCGGCGCGGGCGCTGTGCCCCAGCGGAGCCCCCTCCGCAGCGGGGAGCCCCGCAGCGGGGAGCGCCGCAGCGGGGAGCGGGGTGCCTGCCACCGCTCGGCCCGCAGCGACCGCCACGCCGAGCACCCCGGGCGCCCCCAGCGCGCCCAGCGCCGAGGATGTGTGCGCCTTGTCCTGGCTGGTCGCGAGCGAGCTGCTCGATGACCTGGGCGACAAGGCCCCCGCGCTCGAGGCCCTCGAGACACTGGCCCGCGAGCACGTGGACCGCGTGCGTGACCCCCACACGCTGCGCCTCTATGGCGCCCACGCCGCCAAGATATACGGCCATCTGGCCGACCGCGAAGGCCGCGTCGCGGTGCAGGCCGCGCTGGCCGCGCACCCCGCGCTGTCGGTGCAAGAGCGCATCGTGCAGGCGCTGGACGTGGTGAGCGAGCTCACCCGCGGTCGCGAGCGCCAGGCGGCCGACATGGCCCTCGAAGCGGCGCGGGCGCGCAGCCCCGAGGGCGGCGAGCTGCGCCTGATGCTGGACGTGGAGCTGGCCCTGCGCAGCCTGCTCACCCCGCTCGAGGTCAGGCTGGCCGAGACCGAGCTGACCGACGACGCCGCGCGCGCACACGCCACGCGGGCCGTGGAAGAGGCGGCGCGCGAGCGCATCTTCGCGCTCTACACCGGCGACACCAACGTGGACCGGCGCCGCGCCATCGCGCTGCGCACCGTGCAGTTCGCGTCGCGCCACGGCAGCGAGTACCTCCAGTACCAGTTCGCCACCACGTGGGCGAGCGGCGTGCGCCCCGAGGCCCCCGAGCGGCGTTACGCTGAAGAACTCTATCGGGCCATCGTGCTGGAGCGCGCCTACGGCGAACTGCACGAAGCAGACCTGCGCGAGGCCGCGGGCTACTTCTTCCAGGCCAGCCGCAACCCCGGCACGCTGGACGCGCACGTGGGCTTCATCGAGGCGCGCGCCGCCCAGGGCGAAGACCTGCGCGAGTTCTACGACGAGCGCTTTGAGCGCACCCCCGACGACCCGGCCTACCTCTTTGCGCAGGCCTACATGGACGCCCGCGAGCTGCCGGGCATCCCGCGCACCGAAGCCGGCAACGAGCGCTTCGCCAGCCGTGTCGCGGCCACCCTCGCGCGCCTGATGCGCGTGGACGACGCCCTCCCCCGCGACGTGACCGTGCACCACCTGTGGGGCTACGTGCGCCACGAGCAGGCGCGCCGCGAGCGCTCGCGCGTGGCCGCGGCCGAGGCCAACCACCACTACCTGCTGGCGCTCGACCTGGCCCACGCACGGCCACGCGCGCGCGCCGCGCTGCTGCAAGCCCTGGGCACGCTGCAGGCCTCGCTCGGCAACCACCGGTTGGCTGTTCAGCACTTCGAGCGCCGCGCGCGGCTGCCCTTCCCGCGCCCCGAGGCCCAGCTGGCCTTCCACCTGGCGCTGGCTCGCAGCCTCTTCCATGCGCGCCGCCAGCCCGAGGCCGTGGCCGCCGCGCGCGAGGCGCTGCGCTTCCTGGGGGCGCACCCGGAGCTCGCCAGCCACCGCGCGCTGGTGCTGGATCAGCTGGCCTTCCAGCTGGCCCGTCAGGATGAGCACGCGGAGGCGGCCACACGCTACGAAGAGCTGCTGGACGCGCTGGCCGGTGACGACAACTCGCCCGTGAACCGGTTGAAGGCGCTCATTGGCCTCAGCGCGGCGCGCCTCTCGCTGCGCGAGTATGCGGCGGCCCTGGGTGCGGTGGAGCAGGCCCAGGAGGTCCTGCGCCAACACGGCAGTGTGCAGTCGCGGCCCGAAGGCTCGCTGCTGGACCGCTACGTGTACGGGCCGCAGCGCTACGAGGCGCTCTTGATGGGGCTGCGGGCCGAGGCCCTGCTTGGGCTGGGCCGCAACAACGAGGCCGAGCACGCGCTTGCCCGGCGCGCCGAGCTTCTGGCCGGGTTCTTTGGTGAGACGGACGCCGACGACGATCTGCTGCCCCTCGCCCAGGTGTCGCTGCGCCGCGCGCTGGTAGCCCGCGCCGAGGGAGACCCACGCCGCGCCCGCGAGCACGCCGAGGCGGGCCTGGGGCACGTGGCAGAGTTCAACGAGCGCACCGGCAGCGTGGTCACCGACGTGAGTCAGGGGCTTCTGGTGGTGCTGGCCGAGCTGGTGCTGTTCAGCGGCGTCCCGCGTGGGTCGCTCGGCGTGGACCTCGAGGCCCAGCTGGGCGGCGCGTATGAGTTCATGACGCGCTTCCCCAGTCCCCGCTGGCGCCGGGACCGGCTACGCTTAGAGCTGTACCTGACCTTGCTCCGCCTGCGCGCGGAGTAG
- a CDS encoding DUF1318 domain-containing protein gives MSDRISRRARTVALLAAACVVGLSSVASGCVRAEVAVVSQHTALERQAAGEYPDREQRLDDAAIEPGPEAIPREDLAASGEGGELGVVAQLVARAETDDERIEALLDARCLGEGADGLLVPRPDDCRVDVDPDEVGRLSARENLHRRQVWEFLAERAPGRSTDDARRAWRELHLMRVPCGALVELRAGEWREKECRR, from the coding sequence ATGAGTGATCGGATCAGCCGCAGGGCACGCACCGTGGCGTTGCTGGCCGCCGCGTGCGTGGTGGGTCTCTCCAGCGTGGCGTCCGGCTGCGTGCGCGCCGAGGTGGCCGTGGTCAGCCAGCACACCGCTCTCGAGCGGCAGGCCGCCGGCGAATACCCCGACCGCGAGCAGCGCCTGGACGACGCCGCCATCGAGCCCGGCCCCGAGGCCATTCCGCGCGAAGACCTGGCGGCCAGCGGCGAGGGCGGCGAGCTGGGCGTGGTGGCGCAGCTGGTGGCGCGCGCCGAGACCGACGACGAGCGCATCGAGGCCCTGCTGGACGCGCGCTGCCTGGGCGAGGGCGCCGATGGCCTGCTGGTGCCGCGCCCCGACGACTGCCGCGTGGACGTGGACCCCGACGAGGTGGGCCGCCTGAGCGCGCGCGAGAACCTGCACCGCCGCCAGGTGTGGGAGTTCCTGGCCGAGCGCGCGCCGGGCCGCAGCACGGACGACGCGCGCCGGGCCTGGCGCGAGCTGCACCTGATGCGGGTGCCGTGCGGGGCGCTGGTGGAGCTGCGCGCCGGTGAGTGGCGCGAGAAGGAGTGCCGCCGGTGA